One Cucumis sativus cultivar 9930 chromosome 1, Cucumber_9930_V3, whole genome shotgun sequence DNA segment encodes these proteins:
- the LOC101213420 gene encoding uncharacterized protein LOC101213420, translating into MAQTTPFSFTNHKTTSNLERFLHCVTPSVPWRTLPRSCLHDLNSQWQQPDKDTVQYFTLGELWDYYDEWSAYGAGIPIQLNDLETATQFYVPYLSAIQIYTSKPVAPSRNRRYDSDMAECESDSWSDDSWSDNMSRSLSNNSSRTWDAVSEDSSFDQEGSWPLREKLGYLSLQYMETSSPYWRVPFMDKITELTQTYPALTTLRSVDLSPASWMAISWYPIYHIPSQKNDKDFATCFLTYHTLSSSFQDCSMNHEGQDGCSGSETETGGQTYAKTSASTSTCLSPFGLATYRMQGDLWLMPETSDYERIVDLYHAADSWLKQLGVHHHDFNFFSLHSSL; encoded by the exons ATGGCTCAAACGACGCCGTTTAGTTTCACTAACCATAAAACTACCTCCAATTTGGAGCGCTTTCTTCATTGCGTTACTCCTTCTGTTCCTTGGCGAACTCTTCCTCGG AGCTGCCTTCATGATCTCAATAGTCAGTGGCAACAACCTGATAAAGATACCGTTCAATACTTCACACTTGGTGAGCTGTGGGATTACTACGACGAATGGAGTGCATACGGTGCCGGTATTCCTATACAACTGAATGATTTGGAAACTGCTACGCAGTTCTACGTGCCTTATCTGTCTGCAATTCAGATATATACAAGCAAGCCTGTTGCCCCTTCCAG AAACCGAAGATACGATAGTGACATGGCAGAATGTGAAAGCGATTCTTGGAGTGACGATAGCTGGAGTGATAACATGTCAAGATCCCTGAGCAACAACTCTAGCAGAACATGGGATGCGGTTTCTGAAGATTCGAGCTTCGACCAGGAGGGATCGTGGCCGCTGAGGGAAAAACTTGGTTACCTCTCCTTACAATATATGGAGACGTCTTCTCCTTATTGGAGAGTGCCTTTTATGGACAAG ATAACAGAGCTAACTCAAACCTATCCTGCACTAACTACACTTAGGAGTGTGGATCTTTCTCCAGCTAGTTGGATGGCCATTTCTTG GTACCCTATTTATCACATCCCTAGTCAGAAAAACGACAAAGATTTCGCAACATGCTTTCTAACTTATCATACATTGTCTTCATCTTTCCAAG ATTGCTCTATGAATCATGAAGGGCAAGATGGATGTAGTGGTTCCGAAACCGAAACCGGGGGTCAAACCTATGCCAAAACTAGTGCTTCTACTTCTACTTGCCTCTCCCCATTTGGTCTGGCCACTTATAGAATGCAGGGAGATCTATGGTTGATGCCAGAGACGTCTGATTACGAAAGAATCGTCGATCTCTATCATGCTGCCGATTCATGGTTGAAGCAACTTGGCGTCCATCATCACGACTTtaacttcttttctcttcactCAAGCTTGTAA